The genome window GCTTCGACAAGCGCTCCCGGCAATCGACCGTGTTCACGGTGGACGACGGGCTGACCAACGACGAGTTCAACCGCCTGGCGCACGCAATGGCTCCCGATGGCCGGCTCTTTTTCGGAGGCCTCAATGGCATCACCGCATTCCACCCTGAAGAATTCCGGCGAGCCGATGGCGAGGCCCGATCCCCGCTGGTGCTGACCAGCCTGCAGCGGTATGATGCGGCCCAAGCCGGCTTCGTGGATGTGAATGAGGTCTTCACGGATGGGCGCGCCGTTGAGCTCGGACCGGAGCAACGGAGCATTCGCATCGGCTTCTCGCTGCTTTCCTACGACCGGCCTGAGCGCGTTGCTTACGCGTGGCGCATCGAAGGCTTAAGCGGCGACTGGACCTACCAGCGAGAGCCATTCATCCGCTTGGACCGATTGCCTTCTGGCGATCATGTGCTCCATGTGAAGGCCCGTGATGCCAATGGCCATTGGATGCGGCAGGAGCTTCAGTTGGTCCTTGGCGTTGAGGCGCCTTGGAGCGAATCGCGCCTGGCCTGGGCCGGTGGCGGCGCATTGTGCGCAGCGCTGCTCATGGCGGCTATTCTGGTCCTTGCAAAGCGTCCGCGCACAGCACGTCGTGGCGCGTTGGCCGCGGCCTGATGTCCCGGTTATTTTCGCCCCATGCGCGCGACCCTTGCCCTGCTCCTCTCAGCCCTGCTGATCGCTTGCGGTCAGCAAGCCACCGAACCAGCTTCATCAACAGAGCAGGTCGCGCCGAGCTTGGCCGTCGATCTAGCTGGCCATGGCTTCCCTCTCACCGTTGAGCTTGGTGATGCGGCAACGCTGGGCGTTGACAGCCCGTCCGTTCGCTGGAATGAGGACATGGGCCAATTGGAGCTCCGCGCTGGCGAGCGCTTCAGCATCCTGATCACCGAGGAACCTGGCGACATCGCCCGGCTGAAAGCCGATCTGGAACGGGACCAGCTCCGCACCAGCGCCATCATCGAGGAGCAGCCTGATCGCTTGATCTGGCGCTCCACCTTCCCCGATGAGGACATCGTCTTCGTGCATTTCTACCGCATCGTTCAAGCGGGCGATCGGGCCTTCGTGGTACAGGACGATGACCGCGGCCGTTTCAGCGAGGCCGATGTGTCACGGATGGCCGCCGCTGTTCGCACACAGCAACCCGTTTGATGCGCGCGCTAGTCCTGGTGGTGGCAGCACTTAGCGGCACGGCCATCAAGTCGCAGGTGAATGATCAGACATGGCTCGATAGCCTCTCGGCCTATTGGTCGCGCATCAACGCCGACTATGCCGATGCCGAGCATTCGCCTTTGCTCCCTGTTGACCTCGAGCGTTTCACGGAATTGGAGCGATTCGCCCCCGATGCCCGGTTCAAGGTGACCGCTGCGTTCAAGCCGAAGAAGGGGAAGCCTTTCGGCATGAAAACGACAACCGATCGCTTGCCGCAGTACGAAGCGGTGGGACTGCTCCGCTTCATCATGGATGGGAAGAAGGAGCGCCTCACGGTCTTCCGCAACATCGACCTCAGCAAGAAGCCTGGTTATGCCAACTACCTCTTCGTGCCCTTCACGGACCTCACGAATGGCGAGGAGACCTACGGTGGTGGCCGGTACATCGACTTGCGCGGGCCTTTGGGCAAGGCTGTCGAGTTGGATTTCAACAAGGCTTACAACCCGTATTGCGCCTATGGCGGCAAGTATTCCTGCCCCATTCCGCCCATCGAGAACCACCTCGACCTCCGGATCGAAGCTGGGGTTAAGGCCTTTGCCCATTGAGGCTCAGGCCAATGGAACCTCCTGGGGCCGGACCCGTAGACACGGCGCGCTCGATGATTGCGGTACGGTTCCGCGCCTATCTTCGCCAGCCGAAGCACCACCCTACCATGCGCTTGCACTACGCTCTTCTGGCTTCCTTGCTCGCTGCCCCGGCCCTCGCAGGCACCCTCGTCGTTGAAGGCAACTACCAAGGCAAGAACCTTTACATCCAGAATCCCTTCTCCGAGGCGGGCGTTGGCTTCTGCGTGTTCGAGGTCACGGTGAATGACCAGATCGCCACCGATGAGATCAACTCCAGCGCCTTCGAGCTCGACCTGAAGAATTTCGGCCTGAAGCTCGGCGATGCCATCGTGGTGAAGATCCGCCATAAGGATGGCTGCACGCCGGTGGTGCTCAACCCCGAAGTGCTGAAGCCGAAGAGCACTTTTGACATTGTGAAGCAGGGCATTGCCAGCGATGGCACCTACACTTTCACTACAACCAACGAGACCGGCGAGCTGCCCTTCATCGTGGAGCAGAAGCGCTGGAACAAATGGGTGAAGGTGGGGGAGGTGCCCGGCGCTGGCAAGCCGGGGGAGAACAGCTACTCATTCAAGGTCACGCCGCATAGCGGGGAGAACATCTTCCGGGTGCGCCAGGTTGACCTCACCCGGAAATCGCGCTACAGCGAGGCCGTGAAGTTCACCGACCCTAGCGTGCAGCCCGTGACCTGGGGCCCTGCCAAGCCTAAGGAGGAGATCGTCTTCACTGCCAACACGCTGTATGAGATCTATGACCAGTACGGCAACATCGTGAAGCGCGGCTACGCCTCGCGCATCGACATCACCGGCCTGAAGAAGGACCTCTACTACCTGAATTACGACAACAAGCTCGGCGAGAGCTTCCTGAAGCGCTGAGCTTTCGTTCGATTGACTTTCGAGGCCCTCCCGCAACGGAGGGCTTCGTGGTTCTATCCTTGTCGCATGGACCACCTGACCCGCATCGAGCACATCGGCATCGCCGTAAAGGACCTGAATGCCGCCGAGGCGCTCTACACCAAGCTGCTCGGCGAGCCGCCCTACAAGCGTGAGGAAGTGGAGAGCGAGGGCGTGATCACCTCCTTCTTCAAGGCCGGGCCGAACAAGATCGAACTGCTGAAGAGCACACGGCCTGATGGGCCCATCTCCAAGGCCATTGAGAAGCGCGGCGAGGGCATCCACCACATCGCCTTCGAGGTGGCCGATATCCGGGCGGAGATGGCGCGCTTGAAGGCCGAGGGCTTCACTTTGCTGAACGAAGAGCCCAAGCGCGGTGCTGAGAATAAGCTGGTATGCTTCATCCACCCGAAGAGCGCGGGCGGGGTGCTGGTGGAGCTGTGCCAGGAGATCAGGTGAGCAGCCCGAGCCGCATCACCAATCCGATCACATCCTCTTTCTCTAGTTCGAGGTGCTCGGCATGCAGCCCTGCCGCCCGTGCGCCACGCACATGCTGGATGCTGTCGTCGATGAAGAGCGCTCGTGCGGAATCGGCGCCATGCTGCTCCAGCACGTGCTGGAAGATCTCAGCATTCGGCTTGCGCATCCCCAGCTCGCAGCTGTAGTAGGCGCCGTGGAAGAGCGACCGGAAATCTTGGATGCCGAGATCCCGCGCGATGATGGCCTCGAAGGCGGGCACATGGATGGTGTTGGTGTTGCTGAGCAGCAGCAGCTGGTAGCGCTGCTTCAGTTCCTTCACCAGGGTTATGCGCTCCGGCGGGATCGTGCCGAGCATGGCGTTCCAGCCGGCATCGATTTCCGTGTCGGCCAGCGCCGCGCTGAGCAGTGCGCGCACTTCATCGCGGAACCCTTGAGGTGAGAGATCGCCGGTCTCGAATCGGTCGAAGAGGTCGCTCTGCCTGGCCTTGGAGTAGAGCGCGTCGAACCCTGTGATGCCGAGTGACCCGAAATGAAGCCCAGTGGCACGGTAGTCCACATCGATGAGCACGCCGCCGAGGTCGAGGATGAGGGTGTCGATGCTCACCGGCACACGCTGATGTGATAGCAGGCCTGCTGCTTCTCCTTGGTGGCGCGGATCCGTTTATC of Flavobacteriales bacterium contains these proteins:
- a CDS encoding DUF1684 domain-containing protein, yielding MRALVLVVAALSGTAIKSQVNDQTWLDSLSAYWSRINADYADAEHSPLLPVDLERFTELERFAPDARFKVTAAFKPKKGKPFGMKTTTDRLPQYEAVGLLRFIMDGKKERLTVFRNIDLSKKPGYANYLFVPFTDLTNGEETYGGGRYIDLRGPLGKAVELDFNKAYNPYCAYGGKYSCPIPPIENHLDLRIEAGVKAFAH
- the mce gene encoding methylmalonyl-CoA epimerase, which gives rise to MTRIEHIGIAVKDLNAAEALYTKLLGEPPYKREEVESEGVITSFFKAGPNKIELLKSTRPDGPISKAIEKRGEGIHHIAFEVADIRAEMARLKAEGFTLLNEEPKRGAENKLVCFIHPKSAGGVLVELCQEIR
- a CDS encoding HAD family phosphatase; its protein translation is MSIDTLILDLGGVLIDVDYRATGLHFGSLGITGFDALYSKARQSDLFDRFETGDLSPQGFRDEVRALLSAALADTEIDAGWNAMLGTIPPERITLVKELKQRYQLLLLSNTNTIHVPAFEAIIARDLGIQDFRSLFHGAYYSCELGMRKPNAEIFQHVLEQHGADSARALFIDDSIQHVRGARAAGLHAEHLELEKEDVIGLVMRLGLLT